The window GGGCCAGGCCGAGAAGCACCTGCGATGCATGCAACGAGTCTCCGATCTGGCGGCTGAGATTCAAAGCCTCGGTGAACAGAGTGCGCGCTGCTTCGGCATCGCCCTCCCGAATTGCCACCGTCCCCAAACGCTCCAGGGCCTCGGCGACGCCGCTGAGGTCGCCCAGGCGGCGAAAGAGGCTCAGGCTTTCCTCAATGAGCCGGCGGTTTTCGGTAAGATCGTCCGAGCGCCAGCGCAGCCCCTGCTCCAGTAGGCTGCGGGCGAGCTGCTTCAGGTCACCGCCCGCACGAGAGATCGCGATGCTCTCCTCGAGATACGCATCGCACCGCGCAAAGTCGCCCAGTACACGCGCCGTGCTCGCAACATGGTGCAGCGCCCGCGCTCGTGCGGGAGACCCTCTGGCCGCGCTCGGCAGCGTCAGTACCGCTGCGGCCCACTGATTCGCCTCGTTGAATTGCGCCCGCTCGCCCCAGAACCAGCAAAGCGCGTCGAGCAAGCGCGACCCGGCGACGGCATCGTCGCACCGCAGCGCCCAGGCCAGCGCGGTCCGCACGTTGCTTTGCTCCGTCTCCAGAATCTGCGCCCAACCGTCGGAGTCGCCCTGCCGACGCCCAAGGTCCGCGCGCTCGGCGAGAGCGATGAAATACTCCGCCAGCCCCTGTTGCAGCGTCTCTGCTTCGCCGCCGGCTTCCAGATGCCCCAGTGCGAACTCGCGCACCGTCTCCAGCATGGTGAAACGTGGCTCGGCGTGGATGCCCATCGATGGCCGCACGAGGCTCTTCTCCACCAACGAGGCGAGGCCATCGATCGTTGCAATACCCAGGTCGCCGGCTGAGTCGCAGACCGCTTCCGCCGCGTCCAGGGTGCAGCCGCCGACGAATATGCCGAGCCGACGGAAGAGCGTCTGCTCCGCCGGCGGCAGCAGTGCGTAGCTCCAGGCGATCGTGTCGCGCAAGGTCTGTTGCCGGGCGGGAGCGTCCCGCGGCCCGCCGGTGAGCAGCGGCAGCCGCTGGTCCAACCGCGCCAGGAGCGCAGCCGGCGGCAGCGCCTTGACCCGCACCGCCGCGAGTTCGATTGCGAGCGGCAGGCCATCCAGCCGGGCGCAAATCGCGGAGACGGCGGCGGCGTTCTCCGTGCTCAGCGCGAAGTCCGGGCGCACCTCCCGCGCACGCTCCACAAAGAGCACCACCGCCGCGCTCTCGGCTATCGCCGTCTCATCGGCTGCCTCGCCCTCCGGCAGGGGCAACGGCGGCACGGGATACTGCCGCTCGCCGCTCAGGCGCAGCGGCTCGCGGCTGGTCGCCAGAACGCGCAGGCCCGGGCAGGCGGAGAGCAGCCCGGCGACGAACGGCGCCGCCGGCATCAGGTGCTCGAAGTTGTCCAGTACAAGCAACACCGTGCGCTCGCGCAGGAAGAAGCGCAGTGTGTCTATGAGCGGTTGTTCCGGCGACTCGCGCAGGCCGAGAACGCGGGCGAGGGCGGCGGGCACGTGTTCGGGATCGCGCAGCGGCGCCAGGTCTACGAAGAACACCCCGCCCGGAAAGGCATCCAGCAAATCCTCTGCCGCGCGGATGGCCAGCCTGGTCTTGCCCGTCCCTCCGGGACCGGTCAGCGTGACCAGACGGTGCTGCAGTACCAGGCCAAGCACC is drawn from Dehalococcoidia bacterium and contains these coding sequences:
- a CDS encoding LuxR C-terminal-related transcriptional regulator, producing PTGTITFLFTDVEGSSRPWEEHPAAMRQAMARHDALLATIVEQHDGVVVRPRGEGDSLFCVFVRASDAVAAALDGQRALAAEDWGIVGAIRVRMALLTGEADLRAGDYYGSAVNRCARIRSAGYGGQTLLAQTTVELVRSSLPPGASLRSLGVHRLRGAGQPETIHQLEAPDLAATFPPLKTEVDRPNNLPLSLTSFIGRERELDAVLGLVLQHRLVTLTGPGGTGKTRLAIRAAEDLLDAFPGGVFFVDLAPLRDPEHVPAALARVLGLRESPEQPLIDTLRFFLRERTVLLVLDNFEHLMPAAPFVAGLLSACPGLRVLATSREPLRLSGERQYPVPPLPLPEGEAADETAIAESAAVVLFVERAREVRPDFALSTENAAAVSAICARLDGLPLAIELAAVRVKALPPAALLARLDQRLPLLTGGPRDAPARQQTLRDTIAWSYALLPPAEQTLFRRLGIFVGGCTLDAAEAVCDSAGDLGIATIDGLASLVEKSLVRPSMGIHAEPRFTMLETVREFALGHLEAGGEAETLQQGLAEYFIALAERADLGRRQGDSDGWAQILETEQSNVRTALAWALRCDDAVAGSRLLDALCWFWGERAQFNEANQWAAAVLTLPSAARGSPARARALHHVASTARVLGDFARCDAYLEESIAISRAGGDLKQLARSLLEQGLRWRSDDLTENRRLIEESLSLFRRLGDLSGVAEALERLGTVAIREGDAEAARTLFTEALNLSRQIGDSLHASQVLLGLAQLTAEQGDTASALAYFEQHLRLSRELKAAGSILDTLPNVIFLRSLRGETAGLGGLLAENLQLLRERSAYVVLPGTLEMAGAVAMRWRRWDQAARLFGAAEGLREARGVGRATAYRDLYRAGVELLRRRLGDQCFDAAWTAGRALSRDEAIDEALALAADLREAETPRTPLQEPTQDAPAPSTLPAGLSLRETEVLRLLAAGRSNRDIAEALVLSIRTVEAHVARVYQKIGAANRAEATAYVVRHRLA